In Paenibacillus sp. G2S3, a single window of DNA contains:
- a CDS encoding NAD(P)-dependent alcohol dehydrogenase: MKVYEIQSEFGLDQLKLTERPIPNPGSGEVRIKMRAVALNARDLGVIDGFYNPILNSPLIPVSDGVGEIVALGEHTSRFKIGDRVSGIFTQSWITGEPTQENWVSSLGSPLDGLLAEYVVLPEEGLVRVPDLLTDEEAATLPCAGVTAWHAIVEEGKVKAGETVVIQGTGGVSLFALQFAKLHGAQVIITSSSDEKLKRAKGLGADFGVNYLKTPEWDKAVLELTGGRGADHIVDLGGSSTLNKSIRALRVGGRISLIGGLSGFQVEGFEIIPAILRKARLQAINVGSRDMFETMNHAIEQNGLRPMVDAVFPFEHSVDALQYLAKGSTFGKICIKF, translated from the coding sequence ATGAAAGTATACGAAATTCAAAGTGAATTTGGCCTCGATCAACTGAAATTAACCGAACGTCCAATTCCTAATCCTGGTTCCGGTGAGGTTCGTATAAAAATGCGGGCAGTTGCCCTTAACGCTAGGGATTTAGGTGTAATTGATGGCTTTTATAACCCGATTTTGAACTCTCCATTAATTCCGGTATCAGACGGTGTTGGTGAAATTGTCGCTTTAGGTGAGCATACGTCCAGATTCAAGATTGGTGACCGGGTAAGTGGCATTTTTACTCAAAGCTGGATCACGGGAGAACCTACACAAGAAAATTGGGTGAGCTCATTGGGAAGTCCGCTTGATGGGCTGCTTGCAGAATATGTTGTGCTTCCCGAGGAGGGATTGGTTCGTGTGCCAGATCTATTAACTGATGAAGAAGCGGCAACACTTCCCTGTGCAGGTGTTACAGCATGGCATGCTATTGTTGAAGAAGGAAAGGTGAAGGCTGGAGAGACTGTAGTAATACAAGGAACTGGTGGAGTTTCTCTATTCGCGCTTCAATTTGCCAAGCTTCACGGCGCACAGGTGATCATCACATCAAGCAGCGATGAGAAGCTTAAGCGGGCCAAAGGATTGGGAGCGGATTTTGGTGTCAATTATTTAAAAACCCCTGAATGGGATAAAGCTGTTCTTGAACTGACGGGGGGACGCGGAGCAGACCATATTGTTGATCTTGGTGGATCATCTACATTGAACAAGTCCATCAGGGCGCTGCGGGTGGGTGGAAGGATCAGTCTAATAGGCGGTCTGTCGGGCTTCCAAGTGGAGGGTTTTGAAATCATCCCTGCCATTCTGAGAAAAGCGCGCCTTCAAGCCATCAACGTCGGAAGCCGTGACATGTTTGAGACGATGAACCATGCGATCGAACAAAATGGGCTTCGCCCGATGGTTGACGCTGTATTTCCATTTGAACATTCTGTTGATGCATTGCAATACTTGGCCAAGGGTTCAACCTTCGGAAAAATTTGCATTAAGTTTTAA